Within the Clostridium scatologenes genome, the region AATGGATATGATGTAAAGATGTCTGAGGTTCATGGTATGGCACAAAGAGGTGGTAGTGTTACTACTCAAGTTAGATTTGGAGAAAAGGTTTATTCACCACTTATAGAAAAGGGAACAGCAGATGTTATAGTTGCTTTTGAAAAAAGTGAAGCAGCAAGATGGCTTCCTTACTTAAAAAAAGATGGATATTTAGTTATAAATGATTATGAAATATATCCAGTTCCAGTTTTAATAGGAGAAGAAGAATATCCACAAAATGTTAATGAAACATTGAAGAAGACAGTTAAGAATACAATAATAGTTAATGCTTCCAAAATTGCAGAAGAGCTTGGAAATATAAAAGCTCAGAATGTTGTTCTTTTAGGAGCGTTGCTTAAGGCACTCAAATTAAAAGATATAAATTGGAATGAAGTTTTAGAAGTTACAGTTCCACCTAAAGCTGTTGAATTAAATAAAAAAGCTTTAGTGAAAGGAATGGAAGCTTAATTAAAATCATAACAGTAAAAATTATACCCAGCACTTTTAAAGCGCTGGGTATTTTTAATGCCTTTTATTATTTTACAACTTTGATGATTTCTACTTCAGGATCTTCAGTTCCTTGAACGTATAATCCAGTATTTTTGAGCATTTGAACATAGTCTATAATTTCTTTGGTTATTTCTTCACCAGGACACAATATAGGAATTCCTGGTGGATAAGCCATTAAAAATTCTCCACTTATCATACCAATACTTTCTTTTAAAGAAACTGGAGTTTTGTTTCCATTGAAAGCTTCTCTAGGAATTTTAATTTGTTTTGGTATAGAAGGAATATCTATAAAATCTGATTTTTTATTTCCTTTACCATAATATTGTTTACTTATTTCTTTTAAAGCATTTATAAGAGCATTTATGCTGTATTCTGTATCACCAAATGAACCTACTGCAAGAACATTATATAGATCTGAAAGTTCAAGCTGTATGTGGTATTTGTTTGAAAGAATCATGTCTAAATCATATCCAGTTATGCCTAAATCTCTACATGTTATTGTTATTTTAGTTGGATCAAGGGCAAAGACACCATCGTTTCCTAAGATTTCATCTCCGAAACAATAAAAACCTGGAATTTTGTTTATTTCCTGTCTAGCGTAGTTTGAAAGTTCAATAGTTTTATCTAAAAGTTCTTTACCTTTAAGAGCAATTTGTCTTCTTGCACAATCTAATGAAGCCATCAATATATATGAAGGTGATGTGGTTTGTAATAAAGACAAAATTTGTTGAACTCTATTTATATCTATACGATTAGAGCGAACTTGTAGTAAAGAACATTGAGTTAATGCCCCAATTATTTTATGTGTGCTTTGAGCACAAATATCAGCTCCAGCTTCCATTGCAGAAGTTGGCAGTTTTTCATTAAAACCAAGGTGTGGACCATGTGCCTCATCTACTATTAAAGGAATATCATAATTATGAACTATATCGGCTATTTTTTTTATATCAGTAGCAACCCCATAATAAGTTGGATTTATAATTAAAACTGCTTTTGCATCAGAATTTTTTTTCAGTGTTTCTTCAACTGTTTCTGGCGTAACGCCATGAGCTATACCAACTTTCTTATCTAATGCAGGTTGCATGTAAACAGGTATGGCACCACTTAATATAATACCAGCAGTGATTGATTTATGAACATTTCTTGGTATTATTATTTTTTCTCCAGCTTTAACTGCAGACATAACCATGGCTTGGATAGCACCTGATGTTCCATGTATTGAAAAAAAAGCAGCATCTGATCCATAGGCATCAGCGGCCAATTGTTGTGCTTTTTTTATAGCACCAGTTGGATGATGGAGACTATCAACTGATTTAAAAACTGTAACATCTATTTTAAATGGGTTTTCTC harbors:
- a CDS encoding indolepyruvate oxidoreductase subunit beta; the encoded protein is MSSVKSILFVGVGGQGTILASKILTEGLLKNGYDVKMSEVHGMAQRGGSVTTQVRFGEKVYSPLIEKGTADVIVAFEKSEAARWLPYLKKDGYLVINDYEIYPVPVLIGEEEYPQNVNETLKKTVKNTIIVNASKIAEELGNIKAQNVVLLGALLKALKLKDINWNEVLEVTVPPKAVELNKKALVKGMEA
- a CDS encoding aminotransferase class I/II-fold pyridoxal phosphate-dependent enzyme, which gives rise to MYKLDQTQTPLFDALMEYVNKETIPFHVPGHKKGVGMDEEFKKFIGENPFKIDVTVFKSVDSLHHPTGAIKKAQQLAADAYGSDAAFFSIHGTSGAIQAMVMSAVKAGEKIIIPRNVHKSITAGIILSGAIPVYMQPALDKKVGIAHGVTPETVEETLKKNSDAKAVLIINPTYYGVATDIKKIADIVHNYDIPLIVDEAHGPHLGFNEKLPTSAMEAGADICAQSTHKIIGALTQCSLLQVRSNRIDINRVQQILSLLQTTSPSYILMASLDCARRQIALKGKELLDKTIELSNYARQEINKIPGFYCFGDEILGNDGVFALDPTKITITCRDLGITGYDLDMILSNKYHIQLELSDLYNVLAVGSFGDTEYSINALINALKEISKQYYGKGNKKSDFIDIPSIPKQIKIPREAFNGNKTPVSLKESIGMISGEFLMAYPPGIPILCPGEEITKEIIDYVQMLKNTGLYVQGTEDPEVEIIKVVK